In Candidatus Cloacimonadota bacterium, the DNA window TCCGGTAGCGGTCACAGCGGAATTGATACTTTAGAGAAACAACGCAGGGGATTATCTTCTAAGGGAAGCTATCCGGAACAGATAGATTTGAATGTAATACCACAGATAGGAGTATTTTTAGATAGCGGATATAGCAGCGAAGAAGTAAAAATGCAAAATGAAACCAGGAAGATTTTGGCGAATGACAATATAATGGTTTGCGCTACCGCAGTTAGAGTACCAGTTTTTTATGGACATTCAAACTCTGTGTATGCAGAATTTGAAAGAGTAGTAAATCTATCTGAAACAGCGGATTTACTATCCCAATCTCCAGCAATCCAATATCATGAGAATAGCTATATAACCCCCTTGGCAATAGGAAATTCAAATGATGCTCATGTGTGCCGGCTTCGGCTTGGAACAGATAAGAAATCTTTGGCGTTTTGGAATGTGGGACACAACGTTCGAATTGGAGCTGCTGCCAATGCGGTGAATATCATGTTGGCACATGCCAGATACAAAGGGACTATAAAATAATATGTTTAACCCGATTGAGCTTCGTCATAAATTGCATCGAATACCAGAATTGGCTTTTGAAGAGTATAAAACCAAGGCTTTATTGATGCAGTGTCTAACAGATATCTTAAATGGCGAAAGAGCAAGAGCATTTGAAATATACGAATTCCAGCAATCGACTGGAATTTTGGTATCGTATGCAAACGGACAAACTGAACATGGGTACAAGCTATTTAGGGCAGATATGGATGCGTTGCCTTCTGATGAGGCGACAGAATGTGGGTTCACATCAGAACATCCGGGCTTGATGCACGCCTGTGGACATGACGTCCATATGGCCGTATTGATGGGTCTTATCCATCGAGTGTATGAATATCAACCAAAGAATAACTTGT includes these proteins:
- a CDS encoding aspartate-semialdehyde dehydrogenase, which encodes MKIAIVGATGEVGRMMISCLEEHNLQLSVLDLYASAKSAGETLYYLDRPLEVMELAEESLQTHYDYVFFSAGGGVARTYAPIAAQHSNMIIDNSSAFRNEIEIPLVVPQINAKKIENYRGIVANPNCSTIQMVLPLAVLDKAYGLKKVIVSTYQAVSGSGHSGIDTLEKQRRGLSSKGSYPEQIDLNVIPQIGVFLDSGYSSEEVKMQNETRKILANDNIMVCATAVRVPVFYGHSNSVYAEFERVVNLSETADLLSQSPAIQYHENSYITPLAIGNSNDAHVCRLRLGTDKKSLAFWNVGHNVRIGAAANAVNIMLAHARYKGTIK
- a CDS encoding M20/M25/M40 family metallo-hydrolase; protein product: MFNPIELRHKLHRIPELAFEEYKTKALLMQCLTDILNGERARAFEIYEFQQSTGILVSYANGQTEHGYKLFRADMDALPSDEATECGFTSEHPGLMHACGHDVHMAVLMGLIHRVYEYQPKNNLLFLFQPAEEGKGGAQSIISEQVLQKYPIREVFALHVASELPIGTI